In a single window of the Zea mays cultivar B73 chromosome 5, Zm-B73-REFERENCE-NAM-5.0, whole genome shotgun sequence genome:
- the LOC100281282 gene encoding glucan endo-1,3-beta-glucosidase 5 yields the protein MAAASYDRLAVAASAVVVAAVALAVAGLPAAGALGVNWGTMATHQLPPATVVRMLEDNGIRKVKLFDADAGPMDALAGTSVEVMVAIPNNMLDMMTDYGTARDWVRQNVSRYNFDGGVNIKYVAVGNEPFLSSFNGTFLNVTLPALQNIQRALNDAGFGDTIKATVPLNADVYNSPKDNLVPSAGRFRPDIAGLMTEIVQFLNQSGAPFTVNIYPFLSLYDNDDFPLDYAFFDGTGSPVVDNGIQYTNVFDANFDTLVSALAAAGVGGLPVVVGEVGWPTDGDKHATAAFAQKFYAGLLRKLAASAGTPLRPGQYIEVYLFSLIDEDAKSVAPGNFERHWGIMRYDGQPKYAMDLSGQGRNTALVAARGVQYLPRQWCVVNPNAQDTSKIGDSVTYACTFSDCTSLGYGSSCNGLDAAGNASYAFNMYFQVQNQVEGSCYFQGLAVPTSQNPSTDACNFTIQITPSAAGRRRAAAATALLLVVLLAAVHVAP from the exons ATGGCGGCGGCGAGCTATGATCGGTTGGCCGTCGCGGCGTCCgctgtggtggtggcggcggtggcgctGGCGGTCGCTGGGCTGCCGGCGGCTGGAGCGCTCGGGGTGAACTGGGGCACGATGGCGACGCACCAGCTGCCGCCGGCCACCGTGGTGCGGATGCTGGAGGACAACGGCATCAGGAAGGTGAAGCTTTTCGACGCCGACGCCGGCCCCATGGACGCGCTCGCCGGCACCAGCGTGGAGGTCATGGTGGCCATCCCCAACAACATGCTCGACATGATGACGGACTACGGCACGGCCAGGGACTGGGTGCGCCAGAACGTCAGCCGCTATAACTTCGACGGCGGCGTGAACATCAA GTACGTAGCTGTCGGGAATGAGCCCTTCCTGTCGTCTTTCAACGGCACGTTCCTGAACGTCACGTTGCCCGCCCTGCAGAACATCCAGCGCGCGCTGAACGACGCCGGCTTCGGCGACACCATCAAGGCGACGGTGCCGCTGAACGCCGACGTGTACAACTCGCCCAAGGACAACCTGGTGCCGTCGGCGGGGCGGTTCCGGCCCGACATCGCCGGCCTCATGACGGAGATCGTGCAGTTCCTGAACCAGAGCGGCGCGCCCTTCACCGTCAACATCTACCCGTTCCTGAGCCTCTACGACAACGACGACTTCCCGCTGGACTACGCCTTCTTCGACGGCACGGGCAGCCCCGTCGTGGACAACGGCATCCAGTACACCAACGTGTTCGACGCCAACTTCGACACGCTCGTGTCCGCGCTGGCCGCGGCGGGCGTCGGCGGCCTCCCCGTCGTGGTCGGCGAGGTCGGGTGGCCGACCGACGGCGACAAGCACGCCACGGCCGCGTTCGCGCAGAAGTTCTACGCGGGCCTGCTGCGGAAGCTGGCGGCCAGCGCCGGCACGCCGCTGCGCCCGGGCCAGTACATCGAGGTCTACCTGTTCAGCCTCATCGACGAGGACGCCAAGAGCGTGGCGCCGGGCAACTTCGAGCGCCACTGGGGCATCATGCGCTACGACGGCCAGCCCAAGTACGCCATGGACCTGTCTGGGCAGGGCCGGAACACGGCGCTCGTGGCGGCGCGGGGGGTCCAGTACCTGCCCCGCCAGTGGTGCGTCGTCAACCCCAACGCGCAGGACACGAGCAAGATCGGCGACAGCGTCACCTACGCCTGCACCTTCTCCGACTGCACCTCGCTCGGCTACGGCTCCTCGTGCAACGGCCTGGACGCCGCCGGCAACGCGTCCTACGCCTTCAACATGTACTTCCAGGTGCAGAACCAGGTGGAGGGCAGCTGCTACTTCCAGGGCCTCGCCGTGCCCACGTCGCAGAACCCGTCCACGGACGCCTGCAACTTCACCATACAGATCACTCCGTCGGCAGCGGGGAGACgacgcgccgccgccgcgacAGCTCTGCTCCTCGTGGTTCTTCTTGCGGCCGTGCATGTCGCGCCATAA
- the LOC103628037 gene encoding LOW QUALITY PROTEIN: tubulin gamma-3 chain-like (The sequence of the model RefSeq protein was modified relative to this genomic sequence to represent the inferred CDS: substituted 2 bases at 2 genomic stop codons): MAPAGGQQQPMKRPRPTEFSGRRVVVQPYNSLLTLKRLTLNADCVVVLDNTTLNSIAVERLHFSNPTFAQTNSLVSTVISASTTTLRHPGYMNNDLVGLLASLIPTPRCHFLMTGYTPLTVERQVNMIRKTTVLDVMRRLLQTKNVMVSSYARTKEASQAKYISILNIIQGEVDPTQVHESLQRIRERKLVNFIDXAPASIXVALSRKSPYVQTTHKVSGLMLANHTSIRHLFGKCLGQYEKLRKKQTFLDNYRKFPMFAVRTFFSKFQI; this comes from the exons ATGGCCCCCGCCGGGGGGCAGCAGCAGCCCATGAAGCGGCCCCGCCCCACCGAATTCTCAG GACGCCGTGTTGTCGTCCAACCTTACAACTCGCTTTTAACTCTGAAGCGTCTAACACTGAATGCTGACTGTGTGGTGGTTCTTGACAATACGACTCTTAATAGCATTGCGGTCGAGCGTCTTCATTTTTCAAATCCTACATTTGCACAAACAAACTCTTTGGTCTCCACAGTTATTTCTGCAAGCACAACTACATTGCGGCATCCTGGATATATGAACAATGATCTGGTTGGCCTTCTTGCCTCCCTGATCCCCACTCCAAGGTGTCATTTTTTGATGACAGGCTATACTCCACTGACTGTTGAGCGCCAG GTTAACATGATACGCAAAACAACAGTATTGGATGTTATGAGAAGACTTCTGCAG ACAAAGAATGTAATGGTGTCATCATATGCTCGAACAAAAGAAGCCAGCCAGGCTAAATATATCTCCATATTGAACATCATTCAAGGGGAAGTGGACCCTACACAG GTTCATGAGAGCCTGCAAAGGATACGTGAAAGGAAGCTTGTTAACTTTATAGACTAGGCACCTGCAAGCATTTAG GTTGCCCTGTCAAGAAAATCCCCATATGTTCAAACAACCCACAAG GTTAGTGGTCTGATGTTAGCTAATCATACGAGCATCCGCCACCTATTCGGCAAATGCCTGGGACAATATGAAAAGCTAAGGAAAAAGCAGACTTTTCTTGACAACTATAGGAAATTCCCAATGTTTGCAGTAAGAACATTTTTCAGCAAGTTTCAAATTTGA